Part of the Penaeus monodon isolate SGIC_2016 chromosome 44, NSTDA_Pmon_1, whole genome shotgun sequence genome is shown below.
agggagagaaatatatatatatatatattaaaataattaatctttaccatatggaaagagagagatgggggtagggagaaagagagaggaagagagagagagagagagagagagagagagagagagagagagaaaattattcaACGATCTGAATTTTTCTGATTTATTCAAGGGTCTGAGTTATTCAAAGATCTGAGTTATTCAAATGAAAAGATGTATATGTTttgaccattatatatatatgttttggacaattatatatgtgtgtgttttggactaTTCTGCTATGCTAAACTGAATTTACAAGATGTCAAATATGGCACACTATTGAGAAAATTCTGACCAGATCCAATATGTTTAACCCATttttgacgggtagcattcatagaggcccaggccttgctgccgggggcttatatcgtcgcccgatcatgtgcgaccactcatacCAAATACCAGCATtccatgccgtttctttgtaatactatgaagatatgttgtattttcagttttcattattttctaaagtctctacttgccatacttcctgataaatcgagactgaaagatacttttttgttatatagactccatagtgaCTTTGTCTATAGTCAAAATAACTTGTGGATCATggtatgctgttgttgtttttttgtgttgattaCAGTAtctttaataaaaacataaaaaaaaaatccaacatttTGGGTAAAGGTAAGCTAAAAGTTCttgaaaaaaccaaacaacatagtaaaaaaataagaaaaattaacttAAAAATTTCTGGGCTAGGAGATAAGAGGGAATTTTCAACCAATTTTCTAATTAGCTGAgttataaagatgaaaaaggaaaagtgtaTATGTTGCTTTATAATTtgactattaataaaaaaaaaatcacattttgggaagggaataaaaagaaatataaagaattttaattaaaacttcCAAGACAGagcgtgaaaaaaaggaaaaaaaatgaagtttgttgtttttgatttGGCATGTAAATAAAAGTTAAGATTAATAACTTAGAAAATATATCTTGGTATTGTAACAAAATAAACAGAGTCAAGGCACAATGGAAATTCTGCACGGCAGAGTCGATGACAGGCATATGGCAGCATTCGGGTTAATATCTATAAGACACTATTATAAAACCTTGTGAGAACAAAGTGATAGACATCATACTGTCTCAAGCTCTTGctgataaaacttatatatatattaatatatatatatatattatataataaatgtggtgaaggaattgaattttttttatgttggaatatgtaaaattatatccCTTTATTGTAAATACTTGTATTTTAACATAATCATGTATCTATGACATGATTTGCGAAATGGTAAatatatggtaataaaaaaatttatatacacataacaaattTGTGAGGAACAATAGTCGAATTGACCATATAAGCATATCACAATGTTGctgaattaaatttatatatgatatatatatatatatatataaattatatatatatgtgaaagaatGAGATTTTAGTATAAATATTGTACcattagatatctgtatatatgtcaataaaatacagtaatatggacatggataatatatatgtatatatatatttgatatgcatatatatattggataggtaatataatatatactataatataaataattatatatatttaataatatatatatataatataatatatatataatatatattggatgatatatttatattatatcatatatatcatatgatgaaTGGTGATTCATGTAAAAACACTAATGTaaaaccatctatatatattatatatatatgtatataatatattatatatatatatatatatactaatatatatatataatatatatatataatatcatatgtatatatatttctatcatacTATTAAAatgacatatttatttatattaatatgatgatatgtttattgtacacatatactataaataatacatatattatatacatcaatatatgtatttgtgatgtatacatatatatatatatatatataatatatataataaatgttatgtatatatatatgatatataattatatatacataatgtaaatatatatatattatcatacaacatatattatgatttatagtatatatatatatatatatatatatattatatataatatatatcatatatatatatatatatatatatatatatcatataaatatatatatatatatatatatatatatatatatataatatattatatatatatatatataatatatattatatatatataataaataatattatttatgtagtgtgtgtgttatgtatattgttaGTTAAGtgttatgtattagtatatagtattgtTGATAtgtagtgattgtgtgtgtgtctaaaaataATGTAAGCTCCttataacatatagataaaatatttatgtataaaatataatatatatatatatacataaaaatacatcacaaataacacacagaatacacaatacataacaatacataaacaatatatatatatttatatatatatatatatatatatatatatatatatatatatattattatagtgtgtgtgtgtgtgtgtgtgtgtgtgtgtgtgtgtgtgtgtgtgtgtgtgtgtgttttcatatatgtgtgtatatatatttatatgtaagtatatatgtatatataattattaattaatatattatatacattataaatactaAACATTTAACACATAACATTTgactataaattatatacaactatctaatctatcatatatatatatatatatatatattatatatatagttatatatatatatacataagtatatgtgttgtagtctgtgttgttgtatgtttgtgttgtgtgtgtgtgtgtgttgtatatatgtgtgtatatatatatatatatatatatatatataattatattatatattatattatataattataatattatagatattagacatattatatacttataatatttataaatatcaaatattatgattatattattatatatatattttatatgatatatgaatatatatatatatatatatatatatatatataatatatatatgtaaaattatatatattattatatatctgtgaaatagctgttatataacatatatgaaattttttataatatatacatataatatattatatatatatatatatatatatatataataatatattatatatattgatatatcatatatagtataaatatattgaaatatatgtatatatgattattatttatatatgtatatacatgtatgtatatatctgtatagttatgtatctatgtttaagatttttaatttttagcattGATGTTAAAGCAGTCTGTTATTTTGGATCTATTTTCCGTTCacagggtgatgatgagtttCTTCGGTGATGGGGTGCCTTCAGCCCCACTCACGGGCAAGGAAATAGTCGGCACGAGAGTCAGCTTCAAAGAAGAGCTCAGCGAAGATGTCACTGAAGATACATTCCTTGAAATAAAGGAGGAACCACTTGATTATGGACATGAAGTGAGAAATGAAGTGTGTAACATGAATGTAATACATGAAAGTCATTTCCTTCATAATCCTCATGATTTGAGACATGAATCACATGCAAAAGACtcatgtaacttggttcaggattgTAGTGACATTTCAAAAGTGTCATTTGGAGCTAAGGACTGTGGGAAGACATGTTCATCAGATAGGGTTCAAGTGATGTACGAGGAAAGACTGGAAGAGGATACACAACTGAAACTGGAATCCACAAGGAAATGTTTTGCATGTGAGGTGTGTGGCAAGGAAGTGTTTCAAAAGAGTCACATCAACATTCACACGGGAGTCcaaacaaaggagaagccatacaactgtGATATATGCAATAAGATATTCCCATCCAAAAGCGATCTAGAAAAGCACGTTGATGTACATACAGAGGGAAAGCCATAcaactgtgagatttgcaacaatacATTCTCTTGGAAAGTTAGTCTGGTAAGGCACATGAGAACACAAActaaggagaagccatacagttgtgaaATTTGTAACAAAGACTTCTCAAGGAAATCTAATGTAGCAattcatatgagagtacatacaaaggagaagccatacaaatgtgagatttgtaacaaaggtttttcacaaaaaaaaaacatctagaaagtcatatgagagtacatacaaaagagaagccatacagttgggagatttgcaacaaggccttctcataTAAAAATAGTCTAGAGATTCATATGAGAATGCATAGAAAGGagacatacagctgtgagatttgcaataaggccttctctgtgaaaagtcatgtagtaagtcatatgagagtgcatacaaaagagaaaccatacagctgtgagatttgtaataaAGACTTCTCAGAAAAATATACTCTAGTAATCCACATGAGagcacacacaaaagagaagccatacagctgcaaCATTTGCAATAAAGCCTTCTCATTAAGAAGTAATCTAGTAAGGCACATGAGAGTTCatacacaggagaaaccatatagCTGTGACATTTGCAATAAAGACTTCTCAATAAATCTAGCCAAATAaagcatatgagagtacatatgaAGGAGAAGCCATACTGTTGTGAGATTTGTAATAAGGCCTTTGCTTTGAGAGGTGGTTTAGtaaagcacatgagagtacatgcAAAGGATAAGCCATAAGCCATATGCAtcttagatattaaatatatatatagatatcttagatattaaaagttatctttttctgatttgtgttgtatatgttatacTTAATATGTAGTTTTGTCAAGTTTGATCAAGTTTTACTCGATATGACTCATGTTTTAGTCTCCATAGACTTTTTATCCACATGCACGTATGTCTGCTGTCACTGACCAGGGGTGATTAGATAGATAGCCACGAATGTCCAAGCATTCACATGAGATTCCACACAGAGGAGAAGTCATATAACTGTGAAATTTGCAACAATACCTTCTCACGAAAAAATAACTTGGTGAGACATATGAGAATACATGCAAGTAAGAAGcaatacagctgtgagatttgcaataaagccTTTTCTGAGAGAAGTCATCTTGTAAAGCACACTAGAGTACATAGAAAGGAGAAGCCTTATAACTGCAAGATTTGCAACAGtgcattttcacaaaaaaataatcttgtgagacacatgagaacacatacaaaggaaaagccatacagctgcgagatttgcaataaggccttttcTAAAAGAGGTCACCTAGTAGCGCACATTAGAGTACATACCAAGGAGAAGCCATAGTTGTGAAATTTGTAAGAAGGACTTCACAGAAAAATCTAATCTAACAAGGCAtgtaagagtacatacaaaggagaagccatacaaatgtgagatttgtaacaagaaCTTTTCGCTTAGAGCTAATCTAGTGAGTCATGTGAGAATACATACAGATGAGAAACCGTACAGCTGTGAGGTTTGTAACAAGGTTTTTTCACAGAGAAATCGTTTGGGAagtcatatgagagtacatacaaaagagaagccatatagctgtgagatttgcaaaaaGTCCTtctcacataaaactagtctagagatacatatgagagtacatacaaaagagaagccatacagctgtgagatttgcaacaaggccttctctCAGAAAAGTAATGTAGTAAGTCATATgaaagtacatacaaaagagaagccatacagctgtgagatttggaACAAAACCTCATAAAACTGCTCCATATGAGAGTACTAATAAAGGAGGAGTCATAgtgctgtgagatttgtaatgTATTTTCATGGAAACAGATTATGGCGAATCAGATGAGAGTACATGAGAGtaacaatttttattaattaaaaggtGTACACTTCCTCTTGATATTTATAGGAaagaaattttctaaattttgcaggatctctttatatatatatatatatatatatatatatatatatatatatatatatatatatatatatatgtcgataagtagatatatagataggtattacACCTTAGTGTGCAGTTCTTTTTAACCAtaaacttttatcattatgactgGTATTTGAGTCCCCATAGAATATTTATTTGGGCAAACTCATGTCACTGATCAGGGCAGTCAACAGCTACTCCTGGTCATAGCATTTAAGGAAGCTGCTCCTCTGCCACTTAATATGGTGAATGGAAGTTGTTGGCCATTTTAAAAGGAGTGTTTTAGCTTCGACCAGGATTTTGTTATAATAGAAGAGGATACAAAatgtgtctgtatttatgcatgtttttttttattaatgttaattttatacatctatttatctattttgatagttatttattgtctttttatctttaatcattagtctattttctttattgctatctatatattcagatatatcctcatcatatgtatgtatgtatgtatgtgtgtgtgtgtgtctgtgagtgtgtgtgtgtgtgtgtgtgtgtgtgtattaatgtgtgtgtgtatttctagtGAAATGTGCTGTTAAGTTGTCACAGCTCATTCGCATTTTTAAAtccataacaatgaaaaatattcttttgGCTCTTCACTAGCATTTCTATGCTTTTCTGTGGAACTTTGGCATTGAAtcatgcaatttatatatatgtatatatatatagatttgtttatctatatatatgtatgtctctttgAGTTTaaataatacatgtgtgtatgtatgtatatatgtataaatatgtaaatatatttatacatgtatatttgctttaatatacacatacatgcacacactcacacacatatagataggtaaaaaaaaaaaaaaaaaaaaatatatatatatatatatatatatatatatatatatatatatacacctttatatatgtatatatgtttatgtatataagtatacacgtgttttttttttttttttttttttttttatgtacacatagAGAAAATGCCACCACTGAAAAGATAAGACAGTAGATAAATTTATTTGATAAGGAAACTAAGATGTAACTTTAATTTGTGATAtgtgaactaaaaaaaataaatgttcttgATTTGCgtattccccttttctattctcatcCTCCAAAAAgtcaattattattaaattatattaatatcccccaaatcccttgctcattgttgtcatagggggcttaggagacaaaAAATGGGGCCCAAAGTAGGGGATCGCCcgtaccttggacctcagccctctccttaactaattttgcatggtcttcttttctccacctttccttttccttttcttcttaattcccttcttttcacttcctaagatgtgagagctgtgctgaaaagatgaaaggctggctatgtgtcagtcatgaatggcctTCGGAAGCCATGGGCACAGTACTCTTAGTTAACTGTCTAGGCCTTatccctcatggggaccctgaaAGATGGaatttttcctctccccatctatgTCAGGGTCACCatggacaataataaagatgttttACCCTTATTAGAGGCATTAAcacttgccccttcatcaaccagcctatctaaatttcttttcattggtttccagaccccttcttctcctttaaaCATGACTCTGAAActaatccccccccaccccttcaagTTTACTGTTAACCCTATGCATTCCAAATTATCCACCCAGGCCATTACTCATCCTACAGTatgcacccctttctctctcccaacacTTCTGCTCCACAGTCTTCATTGTCTGACCCCACACCCCTTATTACTACCCCTCATCCTTATTGTTCTCCATACTATCCTCCCAGTAGTACTGCCACTATCCATAtcactccatcttcctcccccccctcgtcctcctactgcttccacctctacaaaccttttgagtaccctttttgtcCTAGCCAAGgggatcaattctttgtgattcccccaacAGCCCTGCACTCTGACAAAAGGCAAGGTTTCCTTTCACAGTCATTCTGATTATTCATGCCTTGTCACAAGCTCATGtactatctaccctgactgacctcactggcaaacctattcctgcccaacctcactcttccctcaatacttgtaccagaactgtttccatctctccAAATAACAGTCCAGTCTACAATAAGGACTTGTCAGACTGTGAAAAGAACTTGTTCGCGTGTCTCATCGACTggcagtccagtgctacactattcctcccagaggccaataCAAGTCCAACACCAGCTTGCCAAGATTagtttccgtagacatgaccgcCCCTATGGTTTATAGtggtggagtgtcctgccctATCTGACCATATCAACCTTTTCtctgtcaatgtcagaaatgttgttTTGAAGAGCCAACTAAACACTGTCGCTCCACAGATTGCTGCCCTCTATGTGTCCAACCTGGTAATGACCATTTGAATTACTCTGCTCAATTATGCAAGTGTGCCAATTGAGTTGGCTCCCATGTGTTTATAGGAGCTGCTCTTCTTATAAGCTCGAATCtcaggtagcagttctcagattcaaactagacCTCACTCTGCATAAAGCCAAACAAGAAGCATACCAATGAGGCTTTTCTCTTTCTACAATTTCCAAAACTGTACTTCACTtgactcccctcccatcttctcaagaagcCACAGCATCTCCCCAaatatctcttccctcttccccaaaccatcctatctctactccctctctccccctgtcaaATGCCTTTTCCATTCTAAATAGAGATACTcaaatctctaccacttccctggtGCTGACAACTCCATCTCACTTTACCTGTCGcacgaaaatatataaacatatataatatatatatatatatatatatatatatatatatatatatatatatatatacatacatatacatatataatatatataatttatatgtatatatatttgcatataaacatgtatatacatacatatatacatatgtgtatacacatatgtatacacatatatatatatatatatatatatatatatatatatatatataccacatttatatatacatttatagatacatatacatatatgtatgcatatgtacaatatacatatataaatttatatttacataatacagatatacatacatttatacacacatatatgaatgtatatgggcatatatgcataaatacatatatatgcatatatatacttatatatctaaatgtatacacatctatacacatatatacatatatatacatatacatacatataaatgtgcatatatacacacccacacatatatatatatatatatatatatatatatatatatatatatatatatatatatatataaatatatatctacaaagacacacacacggacacacacatacacacacacatacacacacacacacacacatacacacacacacgtacacacacatacacacacatacatacacgcacacataaacacacacacacgcacacacacacacacacacacatacacacaaacacacacacgtgcacacatatatacacatatagacacatacatatttatttacgtatatgtgtgcacaaatattcatatacaggagatgtatatctacataatatatatatatatatatattttatatatatatatatatatatatatatatatagtatat
Proteins encoded:
- the LOC119568460 gene encoding zinc finger protein 235-like, encoding MMSFFGDGVPSAPLTGKEIVGTRVSFKEELSEDVTEDTFLEIKEEPLDYGHEVRNEVCNMNVIHESHFLHNPHDLRHESHAKDSCNLVQDCSDISKVSFGAKDCGKTCSSDRVQVMYEERLEEDTQLKLESTRKCFACEVCGKEVFQKSHINIHTGVQTKEKPYNCDICNKIFPSKSDLEKHVDVHTEGKPYNCEICNNTFSWKVSLVRHMRTQTKEKPYSCEICNKDFSRKSNVAIHMRVHTKEKPYKCEICNKGFSQKKNI
- the LOC119568462 gene encoding protein krueppel-like; the protein is MRVHTKEKPYSWEICNKAFSYKNSLEIHMRMHRKETYSCEICNKAFSVKSHVVSHMRVHTKEKPYSCEICNKDFSEKYTLVIHMRAHTKEKPYSCNICNKAFSLRSNLVRHMRVHTQEKPYSCDICNKDFSINLAK